A single region of the Pyxidicoccus trucidator genome encodes:
- a CDS encoding lipoate--protein ligase family protein codes for MPASSSSSAPIAWNVIEPIEESSGAWQMALDEALLDDATAREDFVPTLRLYVFRPGCLSLGRTQAYASVDANAAQEQGLELVRRVTGGSGVLHHGELTYSFVARVAPPFTDSIEQNYTLLSEAIAAGLTRRFGVHAELEPSRPERSPANGACFLTPALKELKVAGRKLVGSAQRRQRGAFLQHGALPLATDYALHARLFGLTPERLRGAMMDLTEAAGREVSHAEAGEALVQGFTERLGVTLSPAPLAPHVRARAEALVAERYGREEWTRDAIG; via the coding sequence ATGCCTGCGTCCTCATCGTCCTCAGCCCCCATCGCGTGGAACGTCATCGAGCCCATCGAGGAGTCCTCTGGGGCCTGGCAGATGGCGCTCGATGAGGCACTGCTCGATGACGCCACCGCGCGGGAGGACTTCGTCCCCACCCTGCGCCTCTATGTCTTCCGCCCCGGGTGCCTTAGCCTCGGGCGCACGCAGGCTTACGCCAGTGTCGACGCCAACGCGGCTCAGGAGCAGGGGCTCGAATTGGTCCGCCGGGTGACAGGTGGCTCGGGCGTGCTGCACCACGGTGAGCTGACGTACAGCTTCGTGGCCCGTGTCGCCCCGCCCTTCACCGACAGCATCGAGCAGAACTACACGCTGCTGTCGGAGGCCATCGCCGCAGGGCTGACCCGCCGCTTCGGAGTCCATGCCGAGTTGGAGCCCTCGCGCCCCGAGCGCAGCCCGGCGAATGGCGCGTGCTTCCTCACGCCCGCCCTCAAGGAATTGAAGGTGGCCGGACGGAAGCTCGTGGGCAGCGCGCAGCGGCGGCAACGCGGTGCCTTCCTGCAGCACGGCGCCCTGCCACTCGCGACGGACTACGCGCTGCATGCCCGCCTGTTCGGACTGACGCCGGAGCGACTGCGCGGGGCCATGATGGACCTGACGGAGGCTGCCGGACGAGAGGTGAGCCATGCCGAGGCCGGCGAGGCGCTCGTGCAGGGCTTCACGGAGCGCCTCGGCGTGACGCTGTCCCCTGCCCCGCTCGCGCCTCATGTTCGTGCCCGAGCAGAGGCGCTCGTCGCCGAGCGCTACGGCCGCGAAGAGTGGACGCGCGACGCCATCGGCTGA
- a CDS encoding penicillin-binding transpeptidase domain-containing protein, which produces MSWQGWRVGVSVAVAVFLTACASVRGRPADGPVDEAEAYLQAWAGGDVAALRRAVDGPPAGFEEQHQRFRDGLRIVSSRFELGRVEREGEGESATATFRAVHVLRGLGEWEIEGTLPFVRREGRWLVRWAPAVLHPEAREGDRFSRTRTWLERAGLQDAYGEPLTHVGEVITIGVDPSRVRNRADVIAALQVELDVDPQRVEKALGGTAERFVPIIDVRPERYQLVRPALAPVPGIFFRKKTARLSPSEGFASHTLGRVGEVTAELLSQLGSLYQPGDIVGLSGLERAFEPQLAGTPSGEVVLTRASGEALVLFRFEGKPGTPVTTTLRPDLQMAAEAALEGVAQPAALVAVDSETGAVLAVASRPLSQPLHRALTGRYPPGSTFKVVTTEALLARGMGVDAPAQCPPTAAVKGKSFRNFEGEALGNTTLRGVFVHSCNTAFVLLSASLGDEALGEAARRFGFNVEYHAGLPSPGGAFPVPRDAVELAAAAIGQGRMLATPLHLASVAAAAESGRWRAPYLVTDLDDGPSASLADGTRGALHVLMRAVVTEGTGRAAASVPELAGKTGTAEFGTGTPLPTHAWFIGFRNGVGFAVLVEGGGVGGRVAAPIAAKFAAAL; this is translated from the coding sequence ATGTCATGGCAAGGGTGGAGGGTTGGAGTCAGCGTTGCGGTGGCCGTGTTCCTGACGGCCTGTGCTTCCGTGCGAGGACGGCCCGCGGATGGACCGGTGGACGAGGCCGAGGCGTACCTGCAGGCGTGGGCCGGTGGAGACGTGGCCGCCCTGCGACGCGCGGTGGACGGGCCTCCGGCGGGGTTCGAGGAGCAGCACCAGCGCTTCCGGGACGGGCTGCGCATCGTCTCCTCCCGCTTCGAGCTTGGCCGCGTCGAGCGCGAGGGCGAGGGAGAGAGCGCGACGGCCACGTTCCGCGCCGTCCATGTGCTGCGCGGGCTGGGTGAGTGGGAGATTGAGGGCACACTGCCCTTCGTGCGGCGCGAGGGACGCTGGCTGGTGCGCTGGGCTCCCGCCGTGCTCCACCCGGAGGCGCGCGAGGGCGACCGCTTCTCGCGCACCCGGACGTGGCTGGAGCGGGCCGGGTTGCAGGACGCCTACGGCGAGCCGCTCACCCACGTCGGAGAGGTCATCACCATCGGCGTGGACCCTTCACGCGTGCGCAATCGCGCCGACGTCATCGCGGCGCTGCAGGTGGAGCTCGACGTGGACCCGCAACGGGTGGAGAAGGCGCTGGGCGGGACGGCGGAGCGCTTCGTGCCCATCATCGACGTGCGGCCCGAGCGCTACCAGCTCGTGCGCCCCGCGCTGGCGCCCGTGCCGGGCATCTTCTTCCGCAAGAAGACGGCGCGGCTCTCTCCCTCGGAGGGCTTTGCGTCGCACACGCTCGGCCGGGTGGGTGAGGTGACGGCGGAGCTGCTCTCGCAACTGGGTTCGCTCTACCAGCCGGGAGACATCGTGGGCCTGTCCGGACTGGAGCGGGCCTTCGAGCCGCAGCTCGCGGGGACGCCCTCGGGCGAGGTGGTCCTCACGCGCGCTTCGGGCGAGGCGCTCGTCCTGTTCCGCTTCGAGGGGAAGCCGGGCACACCGGTGACCACCACGCTGCGGCCCGACTTGCAGATGGCCGCGGAGGCCGCGCTCGAAGGCGTGGCGCAGCCGGCGGCGCTCGTCGCGGTGGACAGCGAGACGGGAGCGGTGCTGGCCGTCGCGAGCCGGCCGCTCTCCCAGCCGCTGCACCGCGCGCTCACCGGCCGCTATCCGCCCGGCTCCACCTTCAAGGTCGTCACCACGGAGGCGCTGCTCGCTCGCGGCATGGGCGTGGATGCTCCGGCACAGTGCCCTCCCACGGCTGCGGTGAAGGGGAAGTCCTTCCGTAACTTCGAGGGCGAGGCGCTGGGGAACACCACGCTGCGGGGTGTCTTCGTGCACTCGTGCAACACGGCCTTCGTGTTGCTGTCGGCGAGTCTCGGAGATGAGGCGCTCGGGGAGGCGGCCCGTCGCTTTGGCTTCAACGTGGAGTACCACGCCGGGCTGCCTTCGCCCGGTGGCGCGTTCCCCGTGCCTCGGGACGCCGTCGAGCTGGCCGCCGCCGCCATCGGCCAGGGACGGATGCTGGCCACGCCGTTGCACCTGGCCTCCGTGGCCGCCGCGGCGGAGTCGGGCCGGTGGCGGGCGCCGTATCTCGTGACGGACCTGGACGATGGCCCGAGCGCCTCGCTCGCGGACGGCACCCGGGGGGCCCTGCACGTGCTGATGCGCGCCGTCGTCACGGAGGGAACGGGAAGGGCCGCCGCGAGTGTTCCGGAGCTTGCCGGCAAGACAGGCACGGCCGAGTTCGGCACCGGTACTCCACTGCCCACGCATGCGTGGTTCATCGGCTTCCGCAACGGAGTTGGCTTCGCGGTGCTCGTCGAGGGCGGCGGCGTGGGTGGCCGGGTCGCCGCTCCCATTGCCGCGAAGTTTGCCGCAGCGCTCTGA
- a CDS encoding TonB-dependent receptor domain-containing protein: protein MRQQRFCLLLLLLAVVPGLSWAQGVPSPSSEHRAVEVDVQATDGGTAVSAEDAARLGLDSQGAEAKLVPPALVTESPAAWPEGLEGTPGEVTLELLVDAQGAVAEVKVVRAPTEPRLTEAALKAAPGLRFTPATLGGTPVAVRLPFVYRFEPPVQRPATTARLQGEVRARGTRRPLADATLFLDGSAEPSGTVDTRGRFTLEVAPGPHRVEVRAPGHQPATFEETVTEGQSVQVVYRLQPGRVSPYETVVRDERPRTEVTRISLHEQELREVPGTLGDPFRVIMLMPGVGSIASGISYPVVRGSQPAATGFFLDGVRIPMLYHLLLGPAVIHPDFIDTVDFYPGTPPVQFGRVLGGAVEGRLSRPREDRLHFTAYADLLNSGGFIEYPFEETGTSVSVAGRVSYSALLISLGANLLNEPGAENVRANFWDYQARVEQKVGEGRLRLFALGSSDDVGVSPSLQYPGDTGGGVVSRFHRVDLRGTHPLAGGEAEVGFTVGWDQVGLTGETTVARPGGALAVEEAGQYGLEQTSFALRAGWKRRLSETLEVALGGDVEHRRAATVITGQAIAPGYRPDVAQDPLKSPSSLATFSGAYATATWSPAERWLFQPGLRVDAYHLVPGLTHTAVEPRLTVRHRLTDTLTLKGGAGLFHQPPTVLLHLPAVDTAGLRYGLQSGAQFDVGAEWKAFEGLELSGDAFYNPLSRTVEFDVLDVAENRRRGGLAGQDPAASGYAYGFELMARHPLGRDWFGWASYSFLQSRRRVRIDRYGDDNRVVESVEGTLPFAFEQAHVFNAALSYKFDTWTFGTVVHFNTGRPESGQVSTQTHRLVPRADGSQEWVRQDQDRVERLGNFFRVDFRAAKSWAMEDFTLDAYLDVLNISVQQEVFGYDYYHDVAGPVRSPLRLPVVLPMFGLKGTY from the coding sequence ATGCGACAGCAACGCTTCTGCCTTCTCCTGCTGCTCCTGGCGGTGGTGCCGGGCCTCTCGTGGGCCCAGGGCGTGCCCTCGCCTTCCAGCGAGCACCGCGCGGTGGAGGTGGACGTCCAGGCCACCGACGGAGGCACGGCCGTGTCCGCCGAGGACGCGGCCCGCCTGGGCCTCGACTCCCAGGGCGCCGAGGCGAAGCTGGTGCCCCCCGCCCTGGTGACGGAGTCCCCCGCCGCGTGGCCGGAAGGACTGGAGGGCACGCCCGGCGAGGTGACGCTGGAATTGCTCGTGGACGCGCAGGGCGCGGTGGCCGAGGTGAAGGTGGTGCGGGCCCCCACCGAGCCGCGCCTCACCGAGGCCGCGCTGAAGGCCGCGCCCGGCCTGCGCTTCACCCCGGCCACCCTGGGCGGCACGCCCGTGGCGGTGCGCCTGCCGTTCGTCTACCGCTTCGAGCCGCCCGTGCAGCGGCCCGCCACCACCGCGCGCCTCCAGGGCGAGGTGCGCGCCCGGGGCACGCGCCGCCCCCTGGCCGACGCCACCCTCTTCCTGGACGGGAGCGCCGAGCCCTCGGGCACCGTGGACACGCGGGGGCGCTTCACGCTGGAAGTCGCGCCCGGCCCCCACCGTGTGGAGGTGCGCGCGCCCGGCCATCAGCCGGCGACCTTTGAAGAGACGGTGACGGAGGGCCAGTCCGTGCAGGTCGTCTACCGGCTCCAGCCCGGCCGGGTGAGCCCGTATGAGACGGTGGTGCGCGACGAGCGGCCCCGCACGGAAGTCACGCGCATCAGCCTGCACGAGCAGGAGCTGCGCGAGGTGCCCGGCACGCTGGGAGACCCGTTCCGCGTCATCATGTTGATGCCGGGCGTGGGCAGCATCGCCTCCGGCATCAGCTACCCGGTGGTGCGCGGCAGCCAGCCGGCGGCGACGGGCTTCTTCCTCGACGGCGTGCGCATCCCCATGCTGTACCACCTGCTGCTGGGGCCCGCGGTCATCCACCCGGACTTCATCGACACCGTGGACTTCTACCCGGGCACGCCGCCGGTGCAGTTCGGCCGCGTGCTGGGCGGCGCGGTGGAGGGACGGCTGTCGCGGCCCCGGGAAGACAGGCTGCACTTCACCGCCTACGCGGACCTGCTCAACAGCGGCGGCTTCATCGAGTACCCCTTCGAGGAGACGGGCACCTCCGTCAGCGTCGCCGGCCGCGTCAGCTACTCCGCGCTGCTGATTTCGCTGGGGGCCAACCTCCTCAACGAGCCGGGCGCGGAGAACGTGCGCGCCAACTTCTGGGACTACCAGGCGCGCGTGGAGCAGAAGGTGGGCGAGGGACGGCTGCGGCTGTTCGCGCTGGGCAGCTCGGACGACGTGGGCGTGAGCCCCTCCTTGCAGTACCCGGGCGACACGGGCGGAGGCGTGGTGTCCCGCTTCCACCGCGTGGACCTGCGCGGCACGCACCCGCTGGCGGGCGGTGAGGCGGAGGTGGGCTTCACGGTGGGCTGGGACCAGGTGGGCCTCACGGGCGAGACGACGGTGGCACGGCCCGGCGGCGCGCTAGCGGTGGAAGAGGCGGGCCAGTACGGGCTGGAGCAGACGAGCTTCGCGCTGCGGGCGGGCTGGAAGCGGCGCCTGTCCGAGACGCTGGAGGTCGCCCTGGGCGGCGACGTGGAGCACCGGCGCGCCGCCACCGTCATCACCGGCCAGGCGATTGCCCCGGGCTACCGGCCGGACGTGGCGCAGGACCCGCTGAAGAGTCCCTCGTCGCTGGCCACCTTCTCCGGCGCGTACGCCACGGCGACGTGGAGCCCGGCGGAGCGCTGGCTCTTCCAGCCCGGCCTGCGCGTGGACGCCTACCACCTGGTGCCCGGCCTCACCCACACCGCCGTGGAGCCGCGCCTCACCGTGCGCCACCGGCTCACGGACACGCTCACCCTCAAGGGCGGCGCGGGCCTCTTCCACCAGCCGCCCACCGTGCTGCTGCACCTGCCCGCCGTGGACACCGCCGGCCTGCGCTACGGCCTGCAGTCGGGCGCCCAGTTCGACGTAGGCGCCGAGTGGAAGGCCTTCGAGGGCCTGGAGCTGAGCGGCGACGCCTTCTACAACCCGCTGTCGCGCACGGTGGAGTTCGACGTGCTGGACGTGGCGGAGAACCGGCGCCGCGGCGGACTGGCCGGACAGGACCCGGCCGCCAGCGGCTACGCGTACGGCTTCGAGCTGATGGCGCGCCACCCACTGGGCCGCGACTGGTTCGGCTGGGCGTCGTACAGCTTCCTCCAGAGCCGGCGCCGCGTGCGCATCGACAGGTACGGCGACGACAACCGGGTGGTGGAGTCCGTGGAGGGCACCCTGCCCTTCGCCTTCGAGCAGGCTCACGTCTTCAACGCCGCGCTCAGCTACAAGTTCGACACCTGGACGTTCGGCACGGTGGTGCACTTCAACACCGGCCGGCCCGAGTCCGGACAGGTCTCCACCCAGACGCACCGCCTGGTGCCACGCGCGGATGGCAGCCAGGAATGGGTGCGCCAGGACCAGGACCGCGTCGAGCGGCTGGGCAACTTCTTCCGCGTGGACTTCCGCGCCGCGAAGTCCTGGGCCATGGAGGACTTCACGCTCGACGCGTACCTGGACGTGCTCAACATCTCCGTCCAGCAGGAGGTGTTCGGCTACGACTACTACCATGACGTCGCCGGCCCGGTGCGCTCCCCCCTGCGCCTGCCCGTCGTGCTTCCCATGTTCGGCCTCAAGGGGACCTACTGA
- a CDS encoding LVIVD repeat-containing protein, which yields MRWLTFAGLLALAWPARVESQQALDSSSRHPRFPPVVDTPFKKVPRPIIGALRQPLHELPQNDNFELIGYHPLPNPGDTIARGRNGPTGISGDCLYVGSRIGRRPGTGPLFGTPPLPPEVLIVDISNPRKPRTVGAFPTILDATSRELRTIPDAHTLIVMNFREVGPDSGAVNNFQIYDITNCRRPVLRQTLSLGVDRPHEFFLWRDPREPARFLIYTSIHLGDVREPSLRVFELMAPPDGPISPEPVATFTLTPAVPRVEPVEPFEWRDDHFVFDTVKPPVQRNNVHSMSVSRDGTRVYVANIHGGYYVLDSSRLANREPCIRDTVTVDETSNTDPNLCLRKVNPDPDARVDFTPPYAWTEHSVYPVPGRPYLVVSGERNGTTTCPWSWGHILDISNERRPQVIARYMLPENLEPNCVVGGPGDPVLLREFSPHQQLVFPNLFFVSWYSAGLRVWDIANPVLPMEVGVYVPKPASRVVERFRDSPDVWMWPHPILYNGLIYITDENSGLYVLRYKGPRANELPRTGLYVSSTNFLAPPPLPPRPVQAPLPVAPGAPSNEAPEEN from the coding sequence ATGAGGTGGCTGACATTCGCCGGGCTGCTGGCGCTCGCGTGGCCCGCGCGAGTCGAGTCCCAGCAGGCGCTGGACTCCAGCTCGCGACACCCGCGCTTCCCGCCCGTCGTGGACACGCCGTTCAAGAAGGTGCCGCGCCCCATCATCGGCGCCCTGCGCCAGCCGCTCCACGAATTGCCGCAGAACGACAACTTCGAGCTCATCGGCTACCACCCGCTGCCCAACCCCGGGGACACGATTGCCCGGGGCCGCAACGGGCCCACCGGCATCTCCGGCGACTGTCTCTACGTGGGCAGCCGCATCGGCCGCAGGCCCGGCACCGGCCCGCTGTTCGGCACGCCGCCGCTGCCGCCCGAGGTGCTCATCGTCGACATCTCCAACCCGCGCAAGCCGCGCACCGTGGGCGCGTTCCCCACGATTCTCGACGCCACCTCGCGCGAGCTGCGCACCATCCCCGACGCGCACACGCTCATCGTCATGAACTTCCGGGAGGTGGGCCCGGACAGCGGCGCGGTGAACAACTTCCAGATTTATGACATCACCAACTGCCGCCGCCCGGTGCTGCGGCAGACGCTGTCGCTGGGCGTCGACCGGCCGCACGAGTTCTTCCTGTGGAGAGACCCTCGCGAGCCCGCGCGCTTCCTCATCTACACCTCCATCCACCTGGGCGACGTGCGCGAGCCGTCCCTGCGCGTCTTCGAGCTGATGGCGCCTCCGGACGGCCCCATCAGCCCCGAGCCGGTGGCCACCTTCACCCTCACCCCCGCCGTCCCGCGCGTGGAGCCGGTGGAGCCGTTCGAGTGGCGTGATGACCACTTCGTCTTCGACACCGTGAAGCCCCCCGTCCAGCGCAACAACGTCCACTCCATGTCCGTCTCACGGGACGGCACGCGCGTGTACGTGGCCAACATCCACGGCGGCTACTACGTGCTGGACAGCTCGCGGCTGGCGAACCGGGAGCCGTGCATCCGCGACACGGTGACGGTGGACGAGACGAGCAACACGGACCCCAACCTGTGCCTGCGCAAGGTGAACCCGGACCCGGACGCCCGGGTGGACTTCACGCCGCCGTACGCGTGGACGGAGCACTCGGTGTACCCGGTGCCGGGCCGGCCGTACCTGGTCGTCTCCGGCGAGCGCAACGGCACCACCACCTGCCCGTGGAGCTGGGGGCACATCCTGGACATCTCCAACGAGCGGCGGCCGCAGGTCATCGCCCGCTACATGCTGCCGGAGAACCTGGAGCCCAACTGCGTGGTCGGCGGTCCCGGAGACCCGGTGCTGCTGCGCGAGTTCTCCCCGCACCAGCAGCTCGTCTTCCCCAACCTCTTCTTCGTGTCCTGGTACTCGGCGGGGCTGCGGGTGTGGGACATCGCCAACCCCGTGCTGCCCATGGAGGTGGGCGTCTACGTGCCGAAGCCCGCCTCGCGCGTGGTGGAGCGCTTCCGCGACAGCCCGGACGTGTGGATGTGGCCGCACCCCATCCTCTACAACGGCCTCATCTACATCACCGACGAGAACAGCGGCCTGTACGTGCTGCGCTACAAGGGCCCCCGCGCCAATGAGCTGCCCCGGACGGGGCTCTACGTGAGCAGCACCAACTTCCTCGCCCCACCCCCGCTGCCACCCCGCCCGGTACAGGCGCCCCTGCCCGTGGCGCCCGGGGCACCGTCGAACGAGGCTCCGGAAGAAAATTGA
- a CDS encoding GRAS family protein: MRTPKDELLLQGLEHALAGRHASAADALDALHALLDVEGVAEDLHYLLFATALSRRLAGSGAVTRNPYLHPEPEQGPRQIDLFRLLMAHMPLASTADAVANAVLMGLLRGHTEATLLDVGIGQGRQERGLLRALARAGALPRRLTLVGVDPSGASLRQAEVTVAEVAREVGTTVRFVGLESPVEGLADATWAALRGVPRPLVVNGAFALHHVAETADSGGAARDAVLRRLRALEPSGLVLCEPHVDHHRAPVRERFRNAWNHFTRVFELLDTLDVPREERAAIKRFFGREVDDIVGTVDESARCERHETAASWMDRLRRAGFVPLEALERVRPAEVHPAVALRRERGCVGICYRNDMLVAVLGARPAEGRG; encoded by the coding sequence ATGCGCACGCCGAAGGACGAGCTGCTGCTCCAGGGGTTGGAGCATGCGCTGGCGGGCCGGCACGCGAGTGCCGCGGATGCGCTCGACGCCCTGCACGCGCTGCTGGACGTGGAGGGCGTGGCGGAGGACCTGCACTACCTCCTCTTCGCGACGGCGCTCTCCCGCAGGCTGGCGGGCTCGGGCGCGGTGACGCGCAACCCCTACCTGCACCCGGAGCCGGAGCAGGGGCCCCGGCAGATTGATTTGTTCCGCCTGCTGATGGCGCACATGCCGCTGGCCTCCACGGCGGACGCGGTGGCCAACGCGGTGCTGATGGGGCTGTTGCGCGGGCACACCGAGGCCACGCTGCTGGACGTGGGCATCGGCCAGGGGCGCCAGGAGCGCGGGCTGCTGCGAGCGCTGGCGCGAGCGGGGGCGCTGCCGCGCCGGCTGACGCTGGTGGGCGTGGACCCGAGCGGCGCCAGCCTGCGACAGGCGGAAGTCACGGTGGCGGAGGTGGCGCGCGAGGTGGGCACCACCGTGCGCTTCGTGGGGCTGGAGTCTCCGGTGGAGGGGCTGGCGGACGCGACGTGGGCGGCGCTGCGCGGCGTGCCCCGCCCGCTGGTGGTCAACGGCGCCTTCGCCCTGCACCACGTGGCGGAGACGGCCGACAGCGGCGGTGCGGCGCGCGACGCGGTGCTGCGGCGCCTGCGCGCGCTGGAGCCCTCGGGGCTGGTGCTCTGCGAGCCCCACGTGGACCACCACCGCGCGCCGGTGCGCGAGCGCTTCCGCAACGCGTGGAACCACTTCACGCGCGTCTTCGAGCTGCTGGACACCCTGGACGTCCCACGCGAGGAGCGCGCCGCGATAAAACGCTTCTTCGGCCGGGAGGTGGACGACATCGTGGGCACGGTGGACGAGTCGGCGCGCTGCGAGCGCCACGAGACGGCGGCCTCGTGGATGGACCGGCTGCGGCGCGCGGGCTTCGTGCCGCTGGAGGCGCTGGAGCGGGTGCGGCCCGCCGAGGTACACCCGGCGGTGGCGCTGCGGCGCGAGCGGGGCTGCGTGGGCATCTGCTACAGGAACGACATGCTGGTGGCGGTGCTGGGCGCACGGCCGGCGGAGGGCCGCGGATGA
- a CDS encoding CinA family protein: MTSEPTDVLAGQVLLRCREAGVRLVLVESCTGGLICARLTDVPGASAVVERGFIPYSNESKVEQLGVPLELLVAHGSVSAEAVEALAHAALERSRADWAVAETGIAGPGGGTPQKPVGLAFLAVLRRGRQATVERHVFPGERREVRRAVAERALSLLLERLGSES, from the coding sequence ATGACGAGCGAACCCACGGACGTGCTGGCGGGACAGGTGCTGCTGCGCTGCCGTGAAGCGGGCGTGCGGCTGGTGCTGGTGGAGTCCTGCACGGGCGGCCTCATCTGCGCGCGGCTGACGGACGTGCCGGGCGCTTCCGCGGTGGTGGAGCGAGGCTTCATTCCGTACTCGAATGAGTCCAAGGTGGAGCAGCTGGGCGTGCCGCTGGAGCTGCTCGTGGCGCACGGCTCGGTGAGCGCCGAGGCGGTGGAGGCGCTGGCCCACGCCGCGCTGGAGCGCTCGCGCGCGGACTGGGCGGTGGCGGAGACGGGCATCGCCGGGCCGGGCGGAGGCACGCCGCAGAAGCCGGTGGGCCTGGCCTTCCTCGCGGTGCTGCGCCGGGGCAGGCAGGCCACGGTGGAGCGTCACGTCTTCCCTGGAGAGCGTCGCGAGGTGCGGCGCGCGGTGGCCGAGCGCGCGCTGTCGCTGCTGCTGGAGCGGCTGGGCTCGGAATCGTGA
- a CDS encoding STAS/SEC14 domain-containing protein translates to MFQIEIDRKHAIVDFILDGYIRVEEMQRFVAELRGATDSLSGQSIKIKADVRTFKPASPEAADMIRRVQEYGLRSGVVRVAEMVESQIVALQLNRIARESHTDRILRRFWQEASARQWLIHGDEDMGMHPGV, encoded by the coding sequence GTGTTCCAGATAGAGATCGACCGGAAGCACGCCATCGTGGACTTCATCCTCGACGGGTACATCCGCGTGGAGGAGATGCAGCGCTTCGTGGCGGAGCTGCGGGGCGCCACCGACTCGCTGTCGGGGCAGAGCATCAAAATCAAGGCGGACGTGCGCACCTTCAAGCCGGCGTCACCGGAGGCGGCGGACATGATTCGCCGCGTGCAGGAGTACGGGCTGCGCTCGGGCGTGGTGCGGGTGGCGGAGATGGTGGAGAGCCAGATTGTGGCGCTGCAGCTCAACCGGATTGCGCGGGAGAGTCACACGGACCGGATTCTGCGGCGCTTCTGGCAGGAGGCCTCCGCGCGCCAGTGGCTCATCCACGGCGACGAGGACATGGGGATGCACCCGGGGGTGTGA
- a CDS encoding DUF6484 domain-containing protein, translated as MSALPDNTPSLRESPSREPILGSRAGHLTGLDASGAPLVDFPGSTTGPVPARLAMVLDAKALQEAVARKQKVVLLFENGDPGLPFLMGLIQEPPSATPLLDALLEQPPEAAPAAPTEAHVDGRRVVIEGKDEVVLKCGEASITLRRNGKVIIKGTYLESRATGTHRIKGGSVEIN; from the coding sequence GTGAGCGCGCTCCCCGACAACACGCCGTCCCTCCGGGAGTCCCCTTCGCGGGAGCCCATCCTCGGAAGCCGGGCCGGCCACCTCACCGGGCTCGACGCGTCCGGAGCACCGCTCGTCGACTTCCCGGGAAGCACCACCGGCCCCGTGCCGGCACGGCTGGCCATGGTGCTCGACGCCAAGGCCCTCCAGGAAGCCGTCGCCCGGAAGCAGAAGGTGGTCCTCCTCTTCGAGAATGGCGACCCGGGCCTGCCCTTCCTCATGGGCCTCATCCAGGAGCCGCCCAGCGCCACGCCACTGCTGGACGCCCTGCTGGAGCAGCCCCCCGAAGCAGCCCCCGCGGCCCCCACCGAGGCCCACGTGGACGGCAGGCGTGTGGTCATCGAGGGCAAGGACGAAGTCGTCCTCAAGTGCGGAGAGGCCAGCATCACCCTTCGCCGAAACGGCAAGGTCATCATCAAGGGCACGTACCTGGAATCCCGCGCCACCGGTACCCACCGCATCAAGGGTGGCTCGGTGGAAATCAACTAG
- a CDS encoding Imm49 family immunity protein, translating to MTPLSSPALDTVRANALYLLKEALESIRNQDAYEQTGRPYVEAAYFYRRVALCELLADARTDRFFVYLCKSAQVRLSLLQRVAGGHPAQKPYTCASKNFSFMDALAAGQLGLASELARLTTDRHEPTQEYEEDFLLHHFLHQLAGAAVELQPLLARWEAVVGTDITCHLELCQALHTRDSQRFNRALKDAITQRAAAFKEQKNDSGPKDAALTEAHVHITGLALIRLAELRDMETLHEYPTLPRLARIPPGRTPPPADSWLHPALAVPA from the coding sequence ATGACGCCCCTCAGCTCGCCGGCCCTGGACACCGTCCGCGCCAACGCCCTCTACCTTTTGAAGGAGGCGCTGGAGAGCATCCGCAACCAGGATGCCTATGAGCAGACGGGCAGGCCCTACGTCGAGGCCGCCTACTTCTACCGGCGCGTGGCCCTGTGCGAGCTGCTCGCGGACGCCCGGACGGACCGCTTCTTCGTCTACCTGTGCAAGTCCGCTCAGGTGCGGCTGTCCCTCCTGCAGCGCGTCGCCGGAGGCCACCCCGCCCAGAAGCCCTATACGTGCGCGAGCAAGAACTTCTCCTTCATGGATGCCCTCGCCGCCGGGCAGCTCGGGCTGGCCTCGGAGCTGGCCCGGCTGACGACGGACCGCCATGAGCCCACCCAGGAGTACGAGGAGGACTTCCTGCTCCACCACTTCCTCCACCAGCTGGCCGGCGCGGCCGTGGAGCTCCAGCCGCTCCTGGCGCGCTGGGAGGCGGTGGTCGGCACCGACATCACCTGCCACCTCGAGCTCTGCCAGGCCCTGCACACGCGCGACTCGCAGCGTTTCAACCGCGCCCTGAAGGACGCCATTACCCAGCGCGCGGCGGCCTTCAAAGAGCAGAAGAACGACTCGGGCCCGAAGGATGCCGCGCTGACCGAGGCCCACGTCCATATTACGGGGCTCGCCCTCATACGGCTCGCGGAGCTGCGGGACATGGAGACGCTCCATGAGTACCCCACCCTGCCCCGGCTGGCCCGAATCCCCCCTGGACGTACACCGCCTCCCGCCGACTCCTGGCTGCACCCCGCCCTGGCAGTGCCCGCCTGA